The sequence below is a genomic window from Ignavibacteria bacterium.
CGTGAAATGAATTTGAATGGTCGCGGAATATCGAACTGCTTGGGTAAAGGATTGTCAAAATATACTCGATAAAATCCATACTCATTATCCTCAAATGGATCTGTGAAAAGAATAAATTCACCTTTGAATTCCTCGAGTACTGTACCGAAGACACGAATGTTTTCGTTTCTGAAAGAGCGTGGTTCAGATTTGAGCAGAGAATATTCAATGCTAAATAGAGTGCTTGTTGTGAAATTTGAAATCGATTCGGATAATTTTTCTTCATCGCTTTTTGGGGGAGATTCGAGAAGGTAATCAATAATTGAGCACGAATTGAAAAGAAATGAAAATAAAAATACGATACCTAAAATTCTCATACTCATTCCATTAACAATAGAAAGTTTTTACTGGAGTAAAAATTGATGATCAAAACAATTTTACATTTTAATTTTTGTATTTTAACTTAAATTCGTACGCCCGGAGGGAGTCGAACCCCCAACCCTTGGTTCCGAAGACCAATGCTCTATCCATTGAGCTACGGACGCAATCAATTGCAAATTGAAAAATGTGAATTACATAATGTGATTCTCAGCTCTGCTAAGTTTGTTATAAAACATTTTATATTTTTCAATCTCGACTTTTCAATGAGCTTTGTACACCCGTAGGGATTCGAACCCCAAACCTTCTGATCCGTAGTCAGATGCTCTATCCAATTGAGCTACGGGTGCATAATAATTAGTAAGTGAGAATTGTAAATTGAGAATTAAAAATTTTCGAGTGCCAGACAATCATTCTAATTCTCAATTCCTCATTCTGAATTATCAATCAATTTTTTCATAGAACTCTTTCAAACTCTTGCATTCGGTAGAATTCCAAACCTTCTAATCTCCCGATTTCATCGGGATCAGATGCTCTCCGTCTAAGGCGGATTGAGTTTACCTGCCGTAGGCTAACTACGAATGCATTGATTACTAATTCAATAGAACAATGTATTTTGAAAAACTTATTGCAATATAATTTTTACGGCAATTACTTTCAATGAATTTGAATTGGCATTGTTTTAGTCAGATCATTAGATAATTTGAAGTTAAGTCAGAAAATTAAAACAGAAAATCTGGAGTGACCAAATGTTAGTAACAGGAGCATACGAAAAAGCAAAGCAATATCTCGATAGCCACACACGGGATTATTCAGCTCACATTTCAGAAAGAAAAATATTCCAACCGGGTCCTTGTATAAATATATCTAGGGAAACCGGCGCTGGCGCCGGAGAAGTCGCCGAGAATTTAATTGACTTTTTGAAACTCAAATCAAAATCATCGAATCCGAGTTGGGGCGTATTCGATAAAAATTTAATTGAAAAAATTCTTGAAGATCATAATCTTCCAAAGAGTGTGGCAGATTATCTTTCAGAACAAAAAACATCTTCATTAAGATCCATGATGAATGAAATTTTTGGGATCCATCCATCAATTTTAAACTTAGTTCATAAAACATCACAGACAATATTAAACTTGGCTCGAATGGGAAATGTAATAATAATTGGACGTGCAGCAAATTTGATTACTTCATCACTTGAAAATGTGTACAACGTCCGTCTTGTGGCGCCAATCAGAAATCGTATTCAACGTGTTATGAAGTATTATGACTTAAGCGAAACAGAAGCTGATAACTTCGTTAAAAAAGAAGATCATGCGAGAGTAGGTTATGTTAAGAAATATTTTAATGCCGATTTAAATAGATTTGATCAATATCATCTAGTAATTAACACGGGATTAATTTCAATTACTGAAACAGCTGAGATGATAGGTTCTCAGATTTTAAAAAAATTTCCAGATCAATTTATCAGTATCAGTTAGAGACCACTTTAAAAAAAGCAGTCATTAACTATAATGACTGCTCCTTAGCTTAAAAATTAAATTTCATTCCAAGATTAAAGGATTCATTGGTTAACGGACTCGCGGTATTGAATGGCCAATTCATCTTGTCTTTTCTAAGTTCAAAGAAAGCGTAGGATAATCCACTTTTAAGTACAAAATTTACAATTGGTGCGGCTTCCGGAGTAAACTTAATGATCTTCTTTATAAACCAATCGAGTGAACTGCTTGCGATTTCTTCAACAACTAAACTCCCGAGATGCTTCCAAAATAAATGACGCGGAAATACTAAACCAAATGAATAGTTAGCATCAAGTGAAATTAGAGGAAAAATCTGAAGTTGAATTCCTGAACCCGCTGTTTGTCCAAATCTGAAGAAATCATAATAGAGACCTAATAGAACGCTATCAGGGCCGGTTTTCGAAAGATCATACTTGATCTGTGTCCAACTGTAATCAGAGACTACATATGGAATAATAGCTGCGGGTCCGAATTTATAGCCATAACCTTTTTCATTTCCGAATCCAAATTGCCATGCTGAGATTTGGACTGGCTGTACGATTTTCGCTTTATATAAATCCTCTGAAAAATTGTTGAGGTAAATGTATTTGTTCTTATGCTTAATTAAATAATCTGAATCATAATTTTCTTGCGTGTAATACCCAAGTTTGAGTGAGACTCTTCCTATTTCTTGAAAGTTTTGATTTGAAAGAGAACTTTTCAGTTGAGTCATTCCGTAATTCAAACCAATATACGGATGCTCAAAAATTCCGATGTCAACTGATACATCAAAATCGGTGTCGAAATCATCATCAAACTCTTCAAATTCCTCCTCGACCTCCAGGGAGTCTTCTTGTTGAGCGTGTAAAAGAGTACTAAAAGAAATTATTAGCATAGGAACCAGCAGAAGGTATAGATACTTTTTCATATTGTCTCCAAATTTTTCTTTTTATTCGAGAGCTTCATAAAATAGTTTCACTATTTCTCCATTTGTAAAAGTCTTCTCTCAAAAGTGCCATCACATAGAAATCAGAATATCTATTATTATGGTACATCGCTTGACGTAATGTTCCTTCAATCAAAAAACCAACTTTTTTATAAGCTTTGATCGCATGGTCATTTTCACAGCTTACATGAAGTTGAATGCGATTTAAATTCAAGATTTCGAAACCATATTCAATCATCAATTGAGTGGATTCCGTTGCATAGCCCTTCGACCAAAAGTTGGGATCGTAGATTGCAATATAAAATATTGCAGTTCTACTGACCTGATCAATCCTGACAAATGCAGTCTGCCCGACTGATTGATTATCTGATTGTTGACAAATAGTGAATAACACAGTTTCTCTGTTATTTATCCAGTTTTGAAGTTCTTCATCCACTTGATCAACAGTCATAGGCGAGTATAGATATAAAGTTTCTCTGACTGATACATTATTTTTTCCAAAGTAAACTAACTTCAAATCTTCGGGTTCAAATGGACGCAAGTAGATTTTCTTCCCCTCAGAAAATTTTATTAACTCCATATCAAGCATTCTCTCCTTTCATCTCAGGTAATTTTGGTTCTACCATCACAACTTTTACTCTTGTCATAAAAACTGTTCCGGATGGAAGATTCTTTTTTTTAGTTACATACTTTTTTTCAGCATAAGCAACCGGCACAAATTTCGAATGTTTTGCTTTGCTATAGTATGCTGCTATCGATGCAGCAGCTAAGATGGTTTCCTTAGGAAAATCTTTTACTTTTTCTTTTTTCCGCAGAATTGTGTGTGAACCGCTGGCACCGCGTACATGGAACCATAAATCATTTGGCTTTGCAAATTTTGTGGTAAGTAAGTCGTTCGATTTACTGTCTTTTCCCACAAATACATTGTAACCACCAGCGACAACAAAGTGTCTAAACTTAGTTTCAACCTTTTGCGGACCTTCGCTTACTTTTTTCAAAGCTGATAATTCATTATTCATTTTTTCTAAAATATAAGAATCTTCAATTGAATTTATTTTTTCTAATTGTTCTCTATTCTGATTTAGCTTAATCTCGGTTGAGTGTATTAATTCTTGAACTGACTCAAGCCGTTTTTTTTCTTCCTTTGCTTTGGAAAAATACATTTCAGCATTATCATGAAAAGTTTTACTCGGATCTAATTTTATGTTGATCAATTCTCCTGATGGACTTTCGATAGAAATCCTTTTGCTCCCCTTTTCTATTTTATTAAGATTTGATATTATCAAATTGCCTTTCAAACGATATTCGGTACTATTATCCGACAGACTTTCTTCAGATTTAAGCTTGATTAACTTCCTTTCCATTTTTTCTATTTGATGATAGACAATCTTTGAAAGATTTTCCTTTAGCTTTTCTTTGTTCAGCGATATCTTCCTAGTGTAGAAAATCTTCTGCAAGGATGAAAAAAAATCACCGTGTTCTCGGATAATCGCTCCTTTGCTAAAAAATCTTCCAACCGAAAATGTTCCATCATCGTATTCTACTAGATTTGCACTATTAAATGCCTCCAGAATTTCCGAAAATGCCTCAAAGTGTGAAACCTCTTTTCCCTCTTTTTCTCTTGAGATAATTTCGGTTAAAATCTCTTTCCCGATAATTTGATGCAAAATGCTTTTCTCCCCATTTAGGAATGAATTGATGCATTCATTAAACTTAAACTTATCCTTGAAAACAGAAAAATCTATATTCGAGGCAGAATAAACCGTACTGAACTTTCGATTTTCATATTCTTTCTTTTTTTTTAATGACGATACAATTTGATCATCAGACACCAAACAGCAATTTGATTGATTCCCTCTAATTACAAATACAAGGTGATCACTCTCAAATTCAAATCGGATATTTCTTTCATATTGGTCTATTGAAAGCCGAATTACCTGTTTTCCCTCAAGAGAACTGAAATGTTGAGCAACATTTTTTTTTGCTTTGGCAAAATTATCACGAGAATAAATAAAAGGTGGAAGTGAATAGAAACTAAATACAAGAAATTTCGCAAATGAATCTTTTTCAAGCTTTACAACTAATTCATTCTTTGATTGGGAGAAAGATTCTACAAATGAATAATGCTGAAATTCACGCCTTAATTCATGAGTGACTCTTTGAAGAAAAAAGTAATTATCAAACATTCCAATTACGGAAACAGATTATTTTGATTTTATCAAACTGTCATACAAATAAATTAAAATAGTTGCCAATAGACCAATACCAAAGATCACCAAGAAAATTAAGTCTGGTCGGTTCATCTCTTTTACGAAAACAGTATAAATCCAACCGCCGAATGCACCGCCAAAACCCCACGCGATTGCGATGGGTAAAAAAGCAAAGCCTTGAAAAAGTGCCGCTTGCCCTTTTGGTGCAAGATCAGCAATATATTCATAGTATCTTGGGGCTTGAGTTTGCTCGCCGATTGAAAATAGAAATAATCCTGCTACAACTATTGGAATACTCAATGCAAAACTAAATAAGATATTGCTCTCTTTGATGAAAGAAAAAAATACACTTTCTGTAGCTGGCAGCACAAAGTACATCATTAACCAGCCAATTGCTCCGAGCAGAAAGCCAATTTGAATTGCTCTTTGTGTTGAAATATTTTTGGTCAGTCTATTTATTGGAATTTGAAAAAGAATAATCGTCCAAGCTCCGGTTGATAGAATTAATTCAATTGGCGCTTCTGGTGAAATAAAATCGGAAATGTAGAATGGAATTACGATAAAGAATTGCCAAAAAATTATCCAATACAAAGAAAATATAAGTAAGAATGCCATGAACTTGAAATTCTTCAAAACAAAAATCATATTTTTCATCACGGTTCGCAAATTTTCACGTTTTTCTTCGAGTTTCGCCGGTGGTTCTTTAAAGAAGATGAGAGTTGTAACAAACATTAATGCACAACTAATTGCTGAAACGAGATACACAAATTCAATCCCGAATGAATCTCGCACTAAATAAGCCAATAGCGGACCAATTGCTGCCCCCATGTTTACTAGCCAGTAATAAACTGCATATCCTAAAGATTTCGATTCAGGAGTCGAAGTTAGAGCAATTGTACCAAGTACACTTGGCTTAATGAATGATCCTCCAAAAGCAGTAAAAATTAAAATAACAGTCAGTATCCAATAAAGATTAAAGTTGGAGTAAAAACCAGAGAACAACTCCATTCCGGTTGAACCAATTAAAAAATATCCAATTGCTAAAACAGAAAAAGCAAACGAGAACGCTTTTCTATAACCAAACTTATCTATCAAAGCTCCGGCAAATATCGGAAGAAGATAAATCAATCCGCCAAAAATTGAAGACAATTGACCGGCTTGAACTTCGTTAAACTTTAAATGGTCGCGAAGAAATATGCTGAGGATTGTTGCTTGTCCATAATAAGCTAATCTTTCAAACAATTCCATGAAATTTGCAATCCAGAATTGCGGTTGAAACTCTCCTCGAATCTTTTGAATACTATTTGTTAATCTCAAGTTAACTCCGAATAATAATTATTAATTTTTGTGGATTTGTCTTCTATTAGGTGACATTAAATCAAAATGATTTCGTCTTGAATCTCACCAGTTACTTCAGCAGAACCATTATGATTTATAAACATATTTATTTCTGTACGGACAGCCATTTCACCTTTGATGTAAATCCCAGGTTCGATTGAGAACATGCAACCAGGCATGAGCATACGTTCATCCTTTGTTTCGAGATTATCTATGTTCGGTCCATTACCGTGGGTTTCTTCTCCTATTGAGTGTCCTGTCCTATGAATAAAATATTTTCCAAATCCGGCTTTCTTCACAACGTTTCGGCACACATCATCCACTTGCCAGCCATAACATTTTTTCCCTTTGGAAAAATTTTCTTTAACAAAATCAACAGCTGCATTACGCGCTGCTTTTACTGCTTCGAAAATGTTTATATACTTCTGAGGCGGATTATGACCCACGTATCCGACCCAGGTAATATCGTAATAAATCCCTCCCTCTACATTCTTTTTTGCCCAAAGATCAATTAAGACGGTATCTCCTTCTTTAAAGTAATAATCCCCTTCTTTCTTTGGTTCAAAATGCGGATCGGCTGGATTGTCATTAATTCCAACAATCGGTTCTGCACTTGTAATTAAATTGTTTTCACTGAATCGCTGCATTATGTACTGCTGTAATTCCCACTCAGTCAGTTTTTTGCCAGAGTCTATAGATTCACGGATTTGATTAAAGGCATCTTTTCGAATTTCATCAATATCCTGTTGAGCCTCTTTGTGAAGTTGATAACCTCGTTCATCTATTAAAGCTTCGAATATGGAAATTAAATCTGCTGAAGAACTGATCTTATGTCCCAAACTTTTTATCAGTTCAATAGTTCCAGCATCAACGATCGATACATACGGAATATTATTTTTTGATGAATATTGCATTGCAATTTTTTTTGGGCTGCCAAGGATTTGCTTCAATAAGCGATGCTGTTCTGTCCAAGCCAAATAAATACTTTTTTTACCGGGCAGAGAATCGAGCTTTGTTGATTCCACAGCCGAAACGAGTTTTTTCGGTTCTCCCTTGACGGGAATAAAATAAAACCACCGCCTGGTTGTGTGCTTATTTTCCAATCCTAAAATTCGATATGCAAGATGATCGCGATTATGAAAATCGTAAAACAACCAGCCATCGAACTTATTTCGCTTAAGTTGCTCTTGTATTTGTTTGATATTCATCTCTTCTCCGATGTTTTCGATTTATGCATTTTTGTCAAAGTTATAAATAAGCATTCAAATTACCAACTTACACAGGTAATGATCTAGTTCGAGGAAGAATTCAGGATTTAACTGATCTTGGGATAAATATTTTATAAACAACAAGTAATTTTTGTTATATTGCAACTCCAAAAAACACTATTGATCTTACGTTGTCGGAGTAAATTAATGTACTTTATTTTTTTCGGACCACCTGGCGTTGGTAAAGGGACTCAAGCGAAAATTCTTTCAAGAAAGTACCAGATACCGCACATTTCAACTGGTGACATGCTTCGTGAAGCATTTACCAATAAGACAGAATTAGGTGTAAAAGCAAATGCACTGATGGAGAAAGGTTTGCTTGTGCCCGATGATCTGATGTTCAAAATAGTCTATGAGACGCTTGCCTCCGATAAATGCAAAAATGGTTTCATCTTAGACGGATTCCCAAGAAATATTGAACAAGCTGAAGAACTTGACAATATTTTTTCAGAAATGAATATAACTAATGTAATTATAATTTTGTTAGACCTAGATGAGACTGAAATTATCAGGCGCCTCTCCAACCGAAGAAATTGCAAGAGCTGTGGAGCACTTTTTAATCTACTGAGTGATTCATTGAACAGTAAATGTCCGAAGTGTAATTCAGACGGCACGATTTACCAACGAGATGACGATAAGGAAGAGGTGATCAGAAAACGATTAGTAGTTTATAAAGAGTTTACGTTCCCTCTAAAAAAATATTACCAACAGAATTCTCATTTGATCATAATCGATGGCTTTGGAGAGATTGATGAAATTACTGAAAGAATTTCCAGTTCAATCGAAAAGCTTACGAAGAGATAATATTAACCATATAAAGTTTTTCATCTTGCAATTTTAATGTTCTCGCCGGATTCTTTTTGACAATTTCATAATTGTGAGTGGCAATTAATACTGCTGTCCCCCTAGCATTAATATCTTTTAAAATATCAACAATTTGAGAAGAAGTATCCGGATCAAGGTTTCCGGTCGGTTCGTCGGCAAGTATTAAAATCGGATCATTAATTATTGCTCTCGCAATAACAACTCTTTGCTGTTCACCGCCAGATAATTGATGTGGATAACTGTTACGCCTGTGACT
It includes:
- a CDS encoding cytidylate kinase-like family protein, coding for MLVTGAYEKAKQYLDSHTRDYSAHISERKIFQPGPCINISRETGAGAGEVAENLIDFLKLKSKSSNPSWGVFDKNLIEKILEDHNLPKSVADYLSEQKTSSLRSMMNEIFGIHPSILNLVHKTSQTILNLARMGNVIIIGRAANLITSSLENVYNVRLVAPIRNRIQRVMKYYDLSETEADNFVKKEDHARVGYVKKYFNADLNRFDQYHLVINTGLISITETAEMIGSQILKKFPDQFISIS
- a CDS encoding GNAT family N-acetyltransferase, which gives rise to MLDMELIKFSEGKKIYLRPFEPEDLKLVYFGKNNVSVRETLYLYSPMTVDQVDEELQNWINNRETVLFTICQQSDNQSVGQTAFVRIDQVSRTAIFYIAIYDPNFWSKGYATESTQLMIEYGFEILNLNRIQLHVSCENDHAIKAYKKVGFLIEGTLRQAMYHNNRYSDFYVMALLREDFYKWRNSETIL
- a CDS encoding DUF814 domain-containing protein; translation: MFDNYFFLQRVTHELRREFQHYSFVESFSQSKNELVVKLEKDSFAKFLVFSFYSLPPFIYSRDNFAKAKKNVAQHFSSLEGKQVIRLSIDQYERNIRFEFESDHLVFVIRGNQSNCCLVSDDQIVSSLKKKKEYENRKFSTVYSASNIDFSVFKDKFKFNECINSFLNGEKSILHQIIGKEILTEIISREKEGKEVSHFEAFSEILEAFNSANLVEYDDGTFSVGRFFSKGAIIREHGDFFSSLQKIFYTRKISLNKEKLKENLSKIVYHQIEKMERKLIKLKSEESLSDNSTEYRLKGNLIISNLNKIEKGSKRISIESPSGELINIKLDPSKTFHDNAEMYFSKAKEEKKRLESVQELIHSTEIKLNQNREQLEKINSIEDSYILEKMNNELSALKKVSEGPQKVETKFRHFVVAGGYNVFVGKDSKSNDLLTTKFAKPNDLWFHVRGASGSHTILRKKEKVKDFPKETILAAASIAAYYSKAKHSKFVPVAYAEKKYVTKKKNLPSGTVFMTRVKVVMVEPKLPEMKGENA
- a CDS encoding peptide MFS transporter, which produces MRLTNSIQKIRGEFQPQFWIANFMELFERLAYYGQATILSIFLRDHLKFNEVQAGQLSSIFGGLIYLLPIFAGALIDKFGYRKAFSFAFSVLAIGYFLIGSTGMELFSGFYSNFNLYWILTVILIFTAFGGSFIKPSVLGTIALTSTPESKSLGYAVYYWLVNMGAAIGPLLAYLVRDSFGIEFVYLVSAISCALMFVTTLIFFKEPPAKLEEKRENLRTVMKNMIFVLKNFKFMAFLLIFSLYWIIFWQFFIVIPFYISDFISPEAPIELILSTGAWTIILFQIPINRLTKNISTQRAIQIGFLLGAIGWLMMYFVLPATESVFFSFIKESNILFSFALSIPIVVAGLFLFSIGEQTQAPRYYEYIADLAPKGQAALFQGFAFLPIAIAWGFGGAFGGWIYTVFVKEMNRPDLIFLVIFGIGLLATILIYLYDSLIKSK
- a CDS encoding aminopeptidase P family protein — its product is MNIKQIQEQLKRNKFDGWLFYDFHNRDHLAYRILGLENKHTTRRWFYFIPVKGEPKKLVSAVESTKLDSLPGKKSIYLAWTEQHRLLKQILGSPKKIAMQYSSKNNIPYVSIVDAGTIELIKSLGHKISSSADLISIFEALIDERGYQLHKEAQQDIDEIRKDAFNQIRESIDSGKKLTEWELQQYIMQRFSENNLITSAEPIVGINDNPADPHFEPKKEGDYYFKEGDTVLIDLWAKKNVEGGIYYDITWVGYVGHNPPQKYINIFEAVKAARNAAVDFVKENFSKGKKCYGWQVDDVCRNVVKKAGFGKYFIHRTGHSIGEETHGNGPNIDNLETKDERMLMPGCMFSIEPGIYIKGEMAVRTEINMFINHNGSAEVTGEIQDEIILI
- a CDS encoding adenylate kinase, with product MYFIFFGPPGVGKGTQAKILSRKYQIPHISTGDMLREAFTNKTELGVKANALMEKGLLVPDDLMFKIVYETLASDKCKNGFILDGFPRNIEQAEELDNIFSEMNITNVIIILLDLDETEIIRRLSNRRNCKSCGALFNLLSDSLNSKCPKCNSDGTIYQRDDDKEEVIRKRLVVYKEFTFPLKKYYQQNSHLIIIDGFGEIDEITERISSSIEKLTKR